AAATTGATGAACACCTGCGCCAGTTCGTCCGCTTCGCCTATAATTTCCGGCAACGGCTGCTGCAGATCCAATTCGATGTTTTTATGTTCCTTTTCCGCCTTGTAACGAACCAGCATCAAAACATTTCGCAAAACCTGATTTAAGTTCAGCGGCACCCTGCGATGGGTGGATTTTCGTGAAATGTCGAGCAAACCGGTGGTGATTTTTTTACAACGCTGGATTTCGTTTTTCATGCTTTGTAAGCATAGTTTAATGTCGTTGGCATTTGCCGCTTCGTGGCCGTTGGATTGCATGACATCGGTGATTTGCTGAATGCAAACCGCAATGGCGCTTAAGGGATTATTAATTTCGTGCGCAATGCTGCTGGCCAGCTCGCCGATGGCGGCCAGTTTGCTTTTGTGGATCATTTGCAGGTTCAATTCCTTTTCGCGCGTGATGTCTTGCATCAGTTCAAGGATTTGTTCGATCTCGCCGGCTTCATTCATCAAAGGCGCGGCCGTTACGCGAAAGAATTTCAACTGATGATTGTCCGTTTTAAATTCGATCTCCTTTGTTTCGATTTTTCCGCTTTTAAGGCAGCGTTCGGTGGGACAATCATTACAGATGTCCGAAGAACGCCACAGGGCATACCCGCAGAACTGATCTTTTAAATTTTGAACAGGCCCGAACCACTCTTCCGCCACGCGATTCATCCAAAGAATACGTTGATCTCTGTTTAAAAGCACAAGCCCGGCATCAATGCCCATTAAAATTTTTGCAAGTTTGTCCCGCTCCTGTTCCAGTTCTGCGCGGTGGCGGTTTAAATCATTGTAAAGCTGTTCGATGCGCTGCCGATCGCGCGCTTCTTTTCTGGAAAGCAGGCCCATGGAACCAGCGACCAGGTAAAAGAAAGCGATGCGCAAAATCAGGTTAATAAAATTTTGAGCGTTGATTTGAGTATGGGCGCACAGCAGATAGAGCAGGGCAGAGGCAGTAGCCACTGCCAAACCGAATTTTAAGCCAAAATAAAACGAATGCAGAGCAACCAATAAAAAAAATCCTAAAATGAAATCGCTGTGAAAACCGCCCGTGTAGCGCGTTAAAATGGAAAGGAAAATCAGATCGAGGACCAGTACTACCAGATAGGCCTTGCGAATTTGTGGCGGATGATGGTAAATATAAACATAAAGAAGGATACTGTAAACCGAGAAAAAGAAAAAGTTGTAAAACAGCAGTTTCCGCTGCCCGCCTGGAATGGGCGCTAATAATACCCACACCAGCCCGCCCACCAGGGTTAAAACACGCAAAAGTGCGAATAACTGATCAATGGAATTGAGTCGATTTAAAAATTTTTTCATCTTACTGCCCTCCACAGGCAGCAGAAAAGTAAATCAATACTTTTTTAAGTAATTTAGGAAAACTTTGAGGCAATTACCAGAAATATTAGACGCTAATGGAGAAAAGCGATAGCAAACAAGATTAAACGCCCATCTTTTTACTTAGGTGAAATGGCTGTAGCGCGTTTTTAAGGATATATGTTTGATTTATTTGCTATTTTTTCTAAAATTAAATTTCGTTCATTAAAAAATGAGGTAATCGTCATGAAGCTGATCTTTAAAGCGCTTGTCCTGCTTTCTTTTTTTAGTTTACAGCTTT
This sequence is a window from Caldithrix abyssi DSM 13497. Protein-coding genes within it:
- a CDS encoding two-component system sensor histidine kinase NtrB, translated to MKKFLNRLNSIDQLFALLRVLTLVGGLVWVLLAPIPGGQRKLLFYNFFFFSVYSILLYVYIYHHPPQIRKAYLVVLVLDLIFLSILTRYTGGFHSDFILGFFLLVALHSFYFGLKFGLAVATASALLYLLCAHTQINAQNFINLILRIAFFYLVAGSMGLLSRKEARDRQRIEQLYNDLNRHRAELEQERDKLAKILMGIDAGLVLLNRDQRILWMNRVAEEWFGPVQNLKDQFCGYALWRSSDICNDCPTERCLKSGKIETKEIEFKTDNHQLKFFRVTAAPLMNEAGEIEQILELMQDITREKELNLQMIHKSKLAAIGELASSIAHEINNPLSAIAVCIQQITDVMQSNGHEAANANDIKLCLQSMKNEIQRCKKITTGLLDISRKSTHRRVPLNLNQVLRNVLMLVRYKAEKEHKNIELDLQQPLPEIIGEADELAQVFINLILNALEFTPTGKSIYIKSGTQNHQFVFVKVQDEGYGIPIQNLNKIFDPFFTTKPRGAGTGLGLAISKRIVRTHGGSIQVESKLHQGTVFTVLLPVARREA